One window of the Clostridium sp. MB40-C1 genome contains the following:
- the guaA gene encoding glutamine-hydrolyzing GMP synthase encodes MQHELVLVIDFGGQYNQLIARRVREHNVYCEIVPYSTSIEKIKEKNPKGIIFTGGPNSVYGEGTPRVDKEIFELGVPILGICYGHQLTAYTLGGNVESPDIREYGKTEVKLDTSSMLFDGIKEIDQSWMSHTDYVSQVPEGFKIIGTTDQCPVAAMENAGKKVYAVQFHPEVEHTIFGKQMLSNFLFKICELKGDWSMASFAENKIKEIKELVGDKKVLCALSGGVDSSVAAVLVHKAIGKQLTCVFVDHGLLRKDEGDQVEKIFKKQFDMNLIRVNAQDRFLGKLKGISDPETKRKIIGEEFIRVFEEEANKLGQIDFLVQGTIYPDVVESGTDTSATIKSHHNVGGLPEDMQFSLIEPLRELFKDEVRAVGEEVGIPHKLVWRQPFPGPGLAIRVLGEITEEKLFITREADAIFREEIAIAGLEEKIWQYFACLPNIQSVGVMGDERTYCHTIALRAVTSSDAMTSDWARIPYEVLDKVSRRIVNEVKGVNRIVYDVTSKPPATIEWE; translated from the coding sequence ATGCAACATGAATTAGTTTTAGTTATAGACTTTGGAGGACAATACAATCAGCTTATAGCTAGAAGAGTTAGAGAGCATAATGTATATTGTGAAATTGTTCCATATAGCACTTCAATTGAAAAAATAAAAGAAAAAAACCCTAAAGGAATAATATTTACAGGAGGCCCTAACAGTGTTTACGGAGAAGGAACTCCAAGAGTAGACAAAGAAATTTTTGAGTTAGGTGTTCCTATCCTTGGAATATGTTACGGACACCAATTAACAGCTTACACATTAGGTGGTAATGTTGAAAGCCCTGATATAAGAGAGTATGGTAAAACAGAAGTTAAACTAGATACATCATCTATGTTATTTGATGGAATTAAAGAAATAGATCAATCTTGGATGAGTCATACAGACTATGTATCACAAGTACCAGAAGGATTTAAAATAATAGGTACAACAGATCAATGCCCTGTAGCTGCTATGGAAAACGCAGGTAAAAAGGTATATGCTGTTCAATTCCATCCAGAAGTTGAACATACTATATTTGGTAAGCAAATGCTTTCAAACTTCTTATTTAAAATTTGTGAATTAAAAGGTGACTGGTCTATGGCATCTTTCGCAGAAAATAAGATTAAAGAAATCAAAGAATTAGTTGGAGATAAGAAAGTTTTATGTGCTTTATCTGGTGGAGTAGATTCATCAGTTGCAGCGGTTCTTGTTCATAAAGCAATTGGAAAGCAATTAACATGTGTATTTGTTGACCATGGTTTATTAAGAAAAGATGAAGGAGATCAAGTTGAAAAGATCTTCAAAAAACAATTTGATATGAACCTTATAAGAGTAAATGCTCAAGATAGATTCTTAGGAAAACTTAAAGGTATAAGTGATCCAGAAACAAAGAGAAAGATAATAGGAGAAGAATTTATAAGAGTATTTGAGGAAGAAGCAAATAAGCTTGGACAAATAGATTTCCTTGTTCAAGGTACTATATATCCAGATGTAGTTGAAAGTGGAACAGATACTTCAGCAACAATTAAAAGTCATCATAATGTTGGTGGACTTCCAGAAGATATGCAATTCTCATTAATAGAGCCACTTAGAGAACTATTTAAAGATGAAGTTAGAGCTGTAGGAGAAGAAGTAGGAATACCTCATAAACTTGTATGGAGACAGCCTTTCCCAGGTCCAGGTCTTGCAATTAGAGTTTTAGGAGAAATTACTGAAGAAAAACTATTCATAACAAGAGAAGCTGATGCTATATTCAGAGAAGAAATAGCTATTGCAGGTCTTGAAGAGAAAATATGGCAATACTTTGCTTGTCTTCCAAACATTCAATCAGTTGGAGTTATGGGAGATGAAAGAACTTATTGCCACACTATAGCACTAAGAGCAGTAACATCATCAGATGCTATGACTTCAGACTGGGCAAGAATACCATATGAAGTTTTAGACAAAGTAAGTCGTCGTATAGTAAACGAAGTTAAAGGAGTAAACAGAATTGTTTACGACGTAACTTCAAAACCACCAGCAACTATTGAGTGGGAATAA
- the guaB gene encoding IMP dehydrogenase, whose protein sequence is MAIILKQAYTFDDVLLVPNKSEILPKDVSLKTNLTNKIKLNIPLMSASMDTVTESKMAIAMAREGGIGIIHKNMSIERQASEVDKVKRQENGVITDPFYLSPDNTIEEALSLMSRYRISGVPITIDGKLVGIITNRDILFETDYSKKIDEVMTKEQLITASEGTTVEEAKELLKKHRIEKLPLVDKDNNLKGLITIKDIEKVKKFPNAAKDERGRLLCGAAVGVTKDMMQRVDALVKAGVDVITIDTAHGHSMGVIEAVKEVKVKYPELQIIAGNVAMPEAVKDLIKAGADCVKVGIGPGSICTTRVVAGVGVPQLTAVMDCVEEANKYNIPIIADGGIKYSGDIVKALAAGAKVAMMGSMLAGCGEAPGEMEIYQGRSYKVYRGMGSLGAMACGSKDRYFQEDSKKLVPEGIEGRVPYKGSLADTIFQLLGGIRAGMGYLGAATLENLYENAKFVVQTSAGLRESHPHDISMTKEAPNYSVQS, encoded by the coding sequence ATGGCAATTATATTAAAACAAGCGTACACATTTGATGACGTTTTACTAGTTCCAAACAAATCAGAAATCTTACCAAAGGATGTTTCTCTAAAAACTAATTTAACAAATAAAATAAAATTAAATATACCTCTTATGAGTGCAAGTATGGATACTGTTACAGAGTCAAAAATGGCTATAGCAATGGCAAGAGAAGGCGGAATTGGTATAATACATAAAAACATGAGTATAGAAAGACAAGCAAGCGAAGTTGACAAGGTTAAAAGACAAGAAAACGGAGTAATAACAGATCCTTTCTATTTGTCACCAGATAATACTATTGAGGAAGCCTTAAGTTTAATGAGTAGATATAGAATATCAGGTGTACCTATAACTATAGATGGAAAGTTAGTTGGAATAATCACAAACAGAGATATTCTTTTCGAAACAGACTACAGCAAAAAAATAGATGAGGTAATGACAAAAGAACAACTTATAACAGCGTCAGAAGGAACTACTGTGGAAGAAGCAAAAGAATTACTTAAAAAGCATAGAATAGAAAAGCTTCCATTAGTAGATAAAGACAATAATTTAAAAGGACTTATAACTATAAAAGATATTGAAAAAGTAAAAAAATTCCCTAATGCAGCAAAAGATGAAAGAGGAAGACTCTTATGTGGAGCAGCTGTAGGTGTAACAAAAGATATGATGCAAAGAGTTGACGCTTTAGTAAAAGCTGGTGTAGATGTTATAACTATAGACACTGCTCATGGTCATTCTATGGGTGTTATAGAAGCAGTAAAAGAAGTGAAAGTAAAATATCCAGAACTTCAAATTATTGCAGGAAATGTTGCAATGCCAGAAGCTGTAAAAGATTTAATAAAAGCTGGTGCAGATTGTGTTAAAGTTGGTATAGGACCAGGGTCAATATGTACAACAAGAGTTGTTGCAGGAGTTGGAGTACCTCAACTTACAGCAGTAATGGATTGTGTTGAAGAAGCTAATAAGTATAATATACCTATAATTGCTGATGGTGGAATAAAGTATTCAGGAGATATAGTAAAAGCTCTTGCAGCAGGTGCTAAAGTAGCTATGATGGGATCAATGCTTGCTGGATGTGGAGAAGCTCCAGGAGAAATGGAAATATACCAAGGAAGAAGTTATAAGGTATATAGAGGAATGGGATCTTTAGGAGCTATGGCTTGTGGAAGTAAGGATAGATATTTCCAAGAAGATAGTAAAAAATTAGTACCAGAAGGTATAGAAGGAAGAGTTCCTTATAAAGGATCATTAGCAGATACAATATTCCAGTTATTAGGTGGTATACGTGCGGGAATGGGATACTTAGGAGCTGCTACTCTAGAAAACTTATATGAGAATGCTAAGTTCGTAGTACAAACTTCAGCAGGACTTAGAGAAAGTCATCCACATGATATTTCAATGACTAAGGAAGCACCAAACTATAGTGTTCAATCTTAG
- a CDS encoding ATP-binding protein — protein MIKFKKEYNTLFLKYIRRSIDDYNMINSGDTVAVGLSGGKDSIFLLFALKLIQMTAIKDFKIVGIHIDLGFNMDIQPLKDFCQKNSIPLIIEKTNIAEVVFDERKEKKPCSLCSKLRKGALVRVASANNINKIALGHNSDDVIETLLMNVLMVGKLGTFHPNIHHKDKNINIIRPLIYIRENLIENLTTKFELPIIKSGCPVDKKTTREDMKNLLYLLEKTYPDSARNIITSLSNVDFKNLWNQR, from the coding sequence ATGATAAAGTTTAAAAAGGAATATAATACTTTATTTCTGAAATACATTAGACGTTCTATTGATGACTATAATATGATAAATTCCGGTGATACAGTCGCTGTTGGTTTATCTGGAGGTAAAGATAGCATATTTCTACTCTTTGCTCTTAAACTGATACAGATGACTGCAATAAAAGATTTTAAAATAGTAGGTATACATATAGATTTAGGCTTTAATATGGATATTCAACCATTGAAAGATTTCTGTCAAAAAAATTCTATACCCCTTATAATTGAAAAAACAAATATAGCTGAAGTAGTATTTGATGAACGGAAAGAAAAAAAACCTTGTTCTCTTTGCTCTAAACTTAGAAAAGGTGCTTTAGTAAGAGTAGCTTCTGCTAATAATATAAACAAAATAGCACTTGGTCATAATAGTGATGACGTTATTGAAACACTTCTTATGAATGTTTTAATGGTTGGCAAACTAGGAACCTTTCATCCTAATATACATCATAAAGATAAGAATATAAATATAATAAGACCTTTAATATATATTAGAGAAAACTTAATAGAAAATCTTACAACTAAATTTGAACTTCCTATAATAAAAAGTGGTTGTCCTGTTGATAAAAAAACTACAAGAGAAGATATGAAAAACTTACTATATTTATTAGAAAAAACCTATCCAGACTCTGCTAGAAATATAATAACGTCTTTATCTAACGTTGATTTTAAAAATCTTTGGAATCAAAGATAA
- the groL gene encoding chaperonin GroEL (60 kDa chaperone family; promotes refolding of misfolded polypeptides especially under stressful conditions; forms two stacked rings of heptamers to form a barrel-shaped 14mer; ends can be capped by GroES; misfolded proteins enter the barrel where they are refolded when GroES binds), with amino-acid sequence MAKSILFGEEARRSMQKGVDQLADTVKVTLGPKGRNVVLDKKFGSPLITNDGVSIAREIELEDPYENMGAQLVKEVATKTNDVAGDGTTTATLLAQAIIREGLKNVTAGANPMLIRQGIKKAVDCSVEQIKKASRQVEGKEDIARVAAISAADEEIGKLIADAMEKVGNEGVITVEESKSMATELEVVEGMQFDRGYLSPYMVTDAEKMEAVLDSPYILITDKKIANIQEILPVLEQIVQQGKKLLIIAEDIEGEALATLVVNKLRGTFTCVAVKAPGFGDRRKEMLQDIAILTGGEVISEELGRDLKEVTLDMLGTAESVKVSKENTTIVNGKGNKSEIEYRVQQIKNQIEETTSEFDREKLQERLAKLAGGVALIKVGAATETELKERKLRIEDALAATKAAVEEGIVPGGGTAYVNAIKEVGKLTGDNADVKVGIDIIKRSLEEPVRQIASNAGLEGSVIIEKIINSEPGIGFDVLKEEYVNMVQQGIVDPTKVTRSALQNAASVASTFLTTECVVADIPEKNPAAPMPGMGGMGMDGMY; translated from the coding sequence ATGGCTAAGAGTATTTTATTTGGTGAAGAAGCAAGACGTTCTATGCAAAAAGGAGTAGATCAATTAGCTGATACAGTAAAGGTTACTTTAGGACCAAAGGGAAGAAATGTTGTATTAGATAAGAAATTTGGATCACCACTTATTACAAATGATGGTGTTAGTATAGCAAGAGAAATTGAATTAGAAGATCCATATGAAAATATGGGAGCACAACTTGTTAAAGAAGTTGCTACAAAAACAAATGATGTAGCTGGAGATGGAACAACAACTGCTACATTACTTGCTCAAGCAATAATTAGAGAAGGCTTAAAAAATGTAACTGCTGGTGCAAATCCAATGTTAATAAGACAAGGAATTAAAAAAGCGGTTGATTGTTCAGTTGAACAAATTAAAAAGGCTTCAAGACAAGTTGAAGGAAAAGAAGATATAGCAAGAGTTGCTGCAATATCCGCTGCTGATGAAGAAATAGGAAAATTAATAGCAGATGCTATGGAAAAAGTAGGCAATGAAGGCGTAATAACTGTAGAAGAATCAAAATCAATGGCAACTGAATTAGAAGTTGTTGAAGGTATGCAGTTTGATAGAGGATACTTAAGTCCATACATGGTAACTGATGCTGAAAAAATGGAAGCAGTATTAGATAGTCCATATATACTTATAACAGATAAGAAGATAGCTAACATACAAGAAATACTTCCAGTACTTGAACAAATAGTTCAACAAGGAAAGAAATTATTAATCATTGCTGAGGATATAGAAGGAGAAGCATTAGCAACATTAGTTGTAAATAAATTAAGAGGAACATTCACATGTGTTGCTGTTAAAGCTCCAGGATTTGGTGATAGAAGAAAAGAAATGTTACAAGACATAGCTATATTAACAGGTGGAGAAGTTATATCTGAAGAATTAGGAAGAGATCTAAAAGAAGTTACTTTAGATATGCTTGGAACTGCTGAAAGCGTGAAAGTATCTAAAGAAAACACTACAATAGTTAACGGTAAAGGAAATAAATCAGAAATAGAATATAGAGTTCAACAAATAAAGAATCAAATAGAAGAAACTACTTCAGAATTTGATAGAGAAAAACTTCAAGAAAGACTTGCAAAACTTGCAGGTGGAGTTGCATTAATTAAAGTTGGTGCTGCAACTGAAACTGAATTAAAAGAAAGAAAATTAAGAATAGAAGATGCTCTTGCAGCTACTAAAGCAGCTGTTGAAGAAGGAATAGTTCCAGGCGGTGGTACTGCATATGTTAATGCTATAAAAGAAGTTGGTAAATTAACAGGAGATAATGCTGATGTAAAAGTTGGTATAGATATTATAAAGAGATCTCTTGAAGAGCCAGTAAGACAAATTGCTTCAAATGCTGGATTAGAAGGTTCTGTAATTATCGAAAAAATAATAAACAGTGAACCAGGAATAGGATTTGATGTTTTAAAAGAAGAATATGTAAATATGGTTCAACAAGGTATAGTTGATCCAACTAAGGTTACAAGATCAGCTCTTCAAAATGCTGCATCTGTTGCTTCAACATTCTTAACAACTGAATGTGTAGTAGCTGATATACCAGAAAAGAATCCTGCTGCACCAATGCCAGGAATGGGCGGAATGGGAATGGACGGAATGTACTAA
- the groES gene encoding co-chaperone GroES gives MKIRPLGDRVVIKRLEAEETTKSGIVLPGSAKERPQEAEIVAVGPGGVIDGKEVKMEVKVGDKVLFSKYSGTEVKMDGEEYTIIRQNDILAVVE, from the coding sequence ATGAAAATTAGACCACTTGGAGACAGAGTTGTAATTAAGAGATTAGAGGCTGAAGAAACAACAAAAAGCGGAATAGTATTACCTGGAAGTGCTAAAGAAAGACCGCAAGAAGCTGAAATTGTTGCTGTAGGACCAGGCGGAGTTATAGACGGAAAAGAAGTAAAGATGGAAGTTAAGGTTGGAGACAAAGTATTATTCTCTAAATATTCTGGTACAGAAGTTAAAATGGATGGAGAAGAATACACAATAATAAGACAAAACGATATTTTAGCAGTAGTAGAATAG
- a CDS encoding TIGR01906 family membrane protein, whose amino-acid sequence MVFLKKISIKNISVIQIILTLFTVLLIVTINIKVVLNFKPLYYRDIKALNIEKASKLNIEEIKLNYNYVIYYVQKHKIEEFNLPTLNSSINGKLHFQDVKNIFNKIDYLLFASIIIIFSYLYFIKNKNYKFLKWSYNTLLFVHLLLILLFLFDFNKSFNTFHQLFFRNDYWILDPNIDPVINIMPETFFLHCIIFMITLNIISAIILYIIYMLHTFHKN is encoded by the coding sequence GTGGTATTTTTGAAAAAAATATCAATAAAAAATATTTCTGTTATACAAATAATACTTACTCTATTTACTGTACTACTAATTGTGACCATAAATATAAAAGTGGTATTAAATTTTAAGCCACTTTACTATAGAGATATTAAAGCTCTTAATATTGAAAAAGCTTCGAAGTTGAATATTGAAGAGATAAAATTAAACTATAATTATGTAATATACTATGTTCAAAAACACAAAATAGAAGAATTTAATTTACCTACATTAAATTCTTCTATTAATGGGAAACTTCATTTTCAGGATGTGAAAAATATATTTAACAAAATAGATTACTTATTATTTGCATCCATCATTATAATATTTAGTTATTTATATTTTATAAAAAATAAAAATTATAAATTTTTAAAGTGGAGTTATAACACCTTACTTTTTGTCCATTTATTACTTATATTATTATTTTTATTTGATTTCAATAAAAGCTTTAATACATTTCATCAACTTTTCTTTAGAAATGATTATTGGATTCTCGATCCTAATATAGACCCTGTGATCAATATTATGCCTGAAACCTTTTTCCTTCACTGCATCATTTTCATGATAACTTTAAATATAATCTCAGCTATTATTCTATATATAATTTATATGTTACATACATTTCATAAAAATTGA
- a CDS encoding TVP38/TMEM64 family protein: protein MLKTIKDKILKYKGYIILILILIFFIISGYEYYYKYFSISKDPEKLKNYIMSYGKYGVLVFFALQVIQVVAFFIPGEIVQIAGGYVFGTVLGSIISFAGITTGSILVYLIANKFGKPFVRKIVSENKFNFIDKILEAGSKKIIIFLLYLLPGLPKDIFGYICGVSDISLKDFAIYSSIGRIPGIFISAYFGAKIFTGNMPLLIFIAVTMSALFILGMLKGDAIIKRLMAHRKKE from the coding sequence ATGTTAAAAACTATTAAAGATAAAATACTAAAATATAAAGGGTATATAATATTAATACTTATTCTAATATTTTTTATAATTTCCGGATATGAGTATTATTATAAATATTTTTCTATATCAAAAGATCCTGAAAAACTTAAAAATTATATAATGTCCTATGGAAAATACGGCGTACTTGTGTTTTTTGCTCTTCAAGTAATACAAGTTGTTGCGTTTTTTATTCCTGGGGAGATTGTTCAAATAGCAGGTGGATATGTTTTTGGAACAGTTTTGGGAAGTATAATTTCTTTTGCAGGAATTACAACTGGAAGTATTTTGGTTTATTTGATAGCTAATAAATTTGGTAAGCCTTTTGTTAGAAAGATTGTTTCTGAAAATAAGTTTAATTTTATTGACAAAATATTAGAAGCAGGTAGCAAAAAAATTATAATATTTTTATTGTATCTATTACCTGGTTTGCCAAAGGATATATTCGGATACATCTGTGGAGTATCAGATATATCGTTAAAGGATTTTGCTATATATTCTTCTATAGGTAGAATTCCTGGGATATTTATTTCAGCTTATTTTGGAGCTAAAATATTTACTGGCAATATGCCACTACTTATATTCATAGCTGTTACAATGAGTGCACTCTTCATTTTAGGAATGTTAAAAGGTGATGCTATAATAAAGAGATTAATGGCTCATCGTAAAAAAGAATAA
- a CDS encoding 4Fe-4S dicluster domain-containing protein: MNVFETELKKLKYEVLTEVAKLAIEDKLSDENLNAIPHKIIPGTKPTYRCCVYHERAILKERAKLAAGYVSNGDNGGYIPAKDDSDQILYVIQAACDTCPINKYTITEVCRGCIQHKCMEVCPAKAITRINGKAYINQDLCKECGLCKKACPYNAVSEVMRPCKKVCPTGALDIDEYRRAMIKEEECVNCGACMEACPFGAISDKSYIVPVIKNLQSDKNVYAVVAPSITGQFGPKIAVGQIKDALNKIGFENVVEAACGADAVTVHEAMEFVERMEDGHKYMTNSCCPGFVAYIENKFKDQVENISGTVSPMIATAKMIKKNDKDAVVVFIGPCTAKKMEVRREEVKGIADYVLTFEELAAIISAYNIHLEECDNIEIEDASSYGRGFAQGGGLSAAIENIIKDKQIDVEFKPVKISGHENLKRYMLLAKNGKLPGNFIEGMMCEGGCIGGAGTICSQMKTKMPLSKFSKEAKAQNIVENNNLEEFKDIDLNK; this comes from the coding sequence ATGAATGTATTTGAAACAGAATTAAAAAAGTTAAAGTATGAAGTTTTAACAGAAGTAGCTAAACTGGCAATAGAAGACAAGCTAAGTGATGAAAATTTAAATGCTATACCTCATAAGATTATTCCAGGAACAAAGCCTACTTATAGATGTTGTGTTTATCATGAAAGGGCTATATTAAAAGAGAGAGCAAAGCTTGCAGCTGGCTATGTAAGTAATGGAGATAACGGTGGGTATATACCAGCAAAAGATGATAGTGACCAAATACTATATGTAATACAAGCAGCTTGTGATACTTGTCCTATAAATAAATATACTATTACAGAAGTATGTAGGGGGTGCATCCAACATAAATGTATGGAAGTATGTCCTGCTAAGGCGATAACAAGAATTAATGGTAAGGCGTATATAAATCAGGATTTATGTAAAGAATGTGGATTATGTAAAAAAGCATGTCCTTACAATGCTGTATCAGAAGTTATGAGACCTTGTAAGAAAGTTTGTCCTACTGGGGCATTGGATATAGATGAATATAGAAGAGCTATGATAAAAGAAGAAGAATGTGTAAACTGTGGAGCTTGTATGGAAGCATGTCCTTTTGGAGCTATATCAGACAAAAGTTATATAGTTCCTGTAATTAAAAATTTGCAGTCAGATAAGAATGTATATGCTGTAGTTGCACCATCAATAACAGGGCAATTTGGACCTAAAATAGCGGTTGGTCAAATTAAAGATGCTCTTAATAAAATAGGATTCGAAAATGTTGTAGAAGCTGCTTGTGGTGCTGATGCTGTTACTGTACATGAAGCTATGGAGTTTGTTGAAAGAATGGAAGATGGACATAAGTATATGACTAATTCATGTTGTCCTGGTTTCGTAGCTTATATAGAAAATAAATTTAAAGACCAGGTAGAAAATATATCTGGTACAGTATCGCCAATGATAGCAACAGCTAAGATGATAAAGAAAAATGATAAAGATGCTGTAGTTGTGTTTATTGGACCTTGTACTGCTAAGAAAATGGAAGTTAGGAGAGAAGAAGTTAAAGGGATAGCTGATTATGTTTTAACTTTTGAAGAATTAGCAGCAATAATATCAGCATACAATATTCATCTAGAAGAATGTGATAATATTGAAATAGAAGACGCTTCTTCTTATGGAAGAGGTTTTGCACAAGGTGGCGGACTTTCAGCTGCAATTGAAAACATTATAAAAGATAAACAAATAGATGTTGAATTTAAGCCTGTTAAAATAAGTGGACATGAAAATTTAAAAAGATATATGCTTCTTGCTAAAAATGGTAAATTACCTGGAAACTTTATAGAAGGTATGATGTGCGAAGGCGGATGTATAGGGGGAGCAGGTACGATTTGTTCTCAAATGAAGACAAAAATGCCTTTAAGCAAGTTTAGTAAAGAAGCTAAAGCTCAAAATATAGTAGAAAACAATAATTTAGAAGAGTTTAAAGATATTGATTTAAATAAATAA
- a CDS encoding DNA-3-methyladenine glycosylase yields MEFNYIEKIQNGVIIKDVKNFDLNHIFDCGQCFRWREQENGNYIGVAFGKVIEVQKIDNDIILYNTTEDEFENIWSNYFDLYRDYDSIKQILSKDELLKKAVEYGWGIRLLQQEPFEILISFIISANNRIPMIKKVISNISKKWGKPLEYEGNTYYTFPNIEQIKDCTIEELEACGTGFRGKYIKNTVDAILRKEMVISYIKSLDDNKCHEELQKFSGVGPKVADCIMLFSMNKYSAFPVDVWVKRAMQHFYLAPDVSLKKIRDFGRNQFGELSGFAQQYLFYYARENNIRV; encoded by the coding sequence ATGGAATTTAATTATATAGAAAAAATTCAAAATGGTGTGATAATAAAGGATGTAAAAAATTTTGATTTGAATCATATATTTGATTGTGGACAATGTTTTAGATGGAGAGAACAAGAAAATGGTAATTATATAGGAGTTGCTTTTGGTAAAGTCATAGAAGTCCAAAAGATAGATAATGATATTATTTTATATAATACAACAGAGGATGAATTTGAGAATATATGGTCTAATTATTTTGATTTGTATAGAGATTATGATTCTATAAAACAAATTTTAAGTAAAGATGAGCTTCTAAAGAAAGCAGTAGAATATGGATGGGGTATAAGACTTTTACAACAAGAACCTTTTGAAATATTAATTTCTTTTATAATATCTGCTAATAATAGGATTCCTATGATCAAAAAAGTTATAAGTAATATTTCAAAGAAGTGGGGAAAACCTTTAGAATATGAAGGCAATACATACTATACATTCCCTAATATAGAACAAATTAAGGACTGTACTATAGAAGAACTTGAGGCGTGTGGTACAGGATTTAGAGGTAAATATATAAAAAACACAGTGGATGCAATCTTAAGAAAAGAGATGGTTATTAGCTATATTAAAAGTTTAGATGATAATAAATGCCATGAAGAATTACAAAAATTTAGTGGAGTGGGACCAAAAGTAGCAGATTGTATAATGTTATTTTCAATGAATAAATACTCTGCTTTCCCAGTTGATGTTTGGGTTAAAAGAGCTATGCAACACTTTTATTTAGCTCCGGATGTATCTTTGAAAAAAATAAGAGACTTTGGACGAAATCAATTTGGTGAATTATCGGGTTTTGCTCAACAATATTTATTTTATTATGCGAGGGAAAATAATATAAGGGTATAA
- a CDS encoding NUDIX hydrolase produces MKDTLVYNGWLKLYHREIDGKLYDIVKNYDAVSAAIINEFNEILLVKQFRPSIMEYTLEIPAGCLDISGESIENCLIREIKEETTLDISMDSLEKIVSYKPMMGFSGSIMHLFKASAKKSSLKKNIVDDTDVTEVMWIPFNEFEEKIKEGVISDSKTIMSYYYLLSVKC; encoded by the coding sequence ATGAAAGATACGTTAGTTTATAATGGTTGGTTAAAATTATATCATAGAGAAATAGACGGGAAACTCTATGATATAGTAAAGAATTATGATGCTGTTTCAGCAGCTATTATCAATGAATTTAACGAAATATTACTAGTAAAACAATTTAGACCCTCTATTATGGAATATACCCTAGAGATTCCAGCAGGATGTTTAGATATCTCCGGAGAAAGTATAGAAAATTGCCTAATAAGAGAAATAAAAGAAGAAACCACTTTAGACATTTCTATGGATTCTTTAGAAAAAATTGTTTCATACAAACCTATGATGGGATTTAGTGGTAGTATTATGCATCTTTTTAAGGCTTCCGCAAAAAAATCTTCTCTTAAAAAGAATATAGTAGATGATACTGATGTAACCGAAGTAATGTGGATACCTTTTAATGAATTTGAGGAAAAAATAAAAGAAGGCGTAATATCTGATAGCAAAACAATAATGTCATATTACTATTTGCTAAGTGTTAAGTGTTAA